The following proteins are co-located in the Pyricularia oryzae 70-15 chromosome 1, whole genome shotgun sequence genome:
- a CDS encoding succinyl-CoA ligase subunit beta: MFNVARNRVLASAIKTSPRLPGLARPAFAQQQKRALSIHEYLSAELLSKYGVQVPAGRVARSGEEAEQVAKEIGHDDMVIKAQVLAGGRGKGTFDNGLKGGVRVIYSPTEARMFADQMIGHKLITKQTGAQGRPCNAVYICERKFARREFYLAILMDRGSQSPVIVSSSQGGMDIEGVAKENPDAIVTTHIDINTGVTDETARDIAQKLGFSEQCIEDAKDTIQKLYKIFIEKDMTQIEINPLSETSDHKVMCMDAKFGFDDNAEFRQKEIFEKRDTTQEDAEEVRAAESGLNFIKLDGDIGCLVNGAGLAMATMDIIKLNGGSPANFLDVGGGATPAAIKEAFELITSDQKVSAVFVNIFGGIVRCDHIANGLINTVKTLNLKVPIIARLQGTNVEQAHQIINDSGMKIFSIDDLQSAAEKAVQLSKVVKMARDIDVGVEFSLGI; encoded by the exons ATGTTCAACGTCGCGCGCAATCGGGTGCTGGCCTCGGCCATCAAGACTTCTCCCAGACTTCCAGGCCTCGCCAGGCCAGCTTTCGCCCAGCAACAAAAGCGTGCTCTGAGCATCCACGAGTACCTGTCGGCCGAACTCCTCAGCAAA TATGGCGTTCAAGTTCCCGCTGGTAGGGTCGCCAGGAGCGGCGAGGAGGCCGAGCAGGTCGCAAAGGAGATCGGCCACGACGACATGGTCATCAAGGCGCAGGTTCTCGCCGGTGGCCGTGGTAAGGGTACTTTCGACAACGGCCTGAAGGGTGGTGTCCGCGTTATCTACTCCCCTACCGAGGCCCGCATGTTCGCCGACCAGATGATTGGCCACAAGCTTATCACCAAGCAGACCGGCGCCCAGGGCCGTCCCTGCAACGCCGTCTACATCTGCGAACGCAAGTTTGCCCGTCGTGAATTCTACCTCGCCATCCTCATGGACCGTGGCTCGCAGAGCCCCGTCATCGTTTCCTCGTCGCAGGGCGGTATGGACATTGAGGGTGTCGCCAAGGAGAACCCGGATGCCATCGTCACCACTCACATCGACATCAACACTGGAGTCACTGATGAGACTGCTCGCGACATTGCTCAGAAGCTGGGATTCAGCGAGCAGTGCATTGAGGACGCCAAGGACACCATCCAGAAGCTGTACAAGATCTTCATCGAGAAGGACATGACCCAGATTGAGATCAACCCTCTGTCGGAGACCTCGGACCACAAGGTCATGTGCATGGATGCCAAGTTCGGTTTCGACGACAATGCCGAGTTCCGTCAGAAGGAGATCTTCGAGAAGCGCGACACCACCCAGGAGGACGCCGAGGAGGTCCGTGCCGCCGAGTCTGGCCTCAACTTCATCAAGCTGGATGGTGACATTGGCTGCTTGGTCAACGGTGCCGGTCTTGCCATGGCCACCATGGACATCATCAAGCTGAACGGCGGCTCGCCCGCTAACTTCCTCGACGTCGGTGGCGGTGCCACTCCCGCTGCCATCAAGGAGGCCTTTGAGCTCATCACGAGCGACCAGAAGGTCTCTGCCGTCTTTGTCAACATCTTCGGTGGTATCGTCCGTTGCGACCACATTGCCAACGGTCTGATCAACACCGTCAAGACCCTGAACCTCAAGGTTCCCATCATTGCCCGTctccagggcaccaacgtcGAGCAGGCACACCAGATCATCAACGACTCGGGCATGAAGATCTTCTCGATCGACGACCTGCAAAGCGCAGCTGAGAAGGCTGTGCAGCTGTCAAAGGTTGTCAAGATGG CTCGTGACATCGATGTCGGCGTTGAGTTCAGCCTGGGTATCTAA